In the Gossypium raimondii isolate GPD5lz chromosome 9, ASM2569854v1, whole genome shotgun sequence genome, one interval contains:
- the LOC105799897 gene encoding uncharacterized protein LOC105799897 isoform X3 — translation MEGKKNVESSSSSITSKLFGSKDSPPSSSAGIFGSIFAPPSKAQIFGRESLRPAGAKTQHSPNEPWNTKPGASGETGNTGNQDKSDKYQEQRIYPCHLSSSIYYGGQDVYLYPQGSQSSELDSVFKKDDGEDDSGSATRGNWWQGSLYY, via the exons ATGGAGGGAAAGAAAAATGTCGAATCGTCCTCTTCTTCCATCACCTCAAAGCTCTTCGGTTCAAAAGATTCACCACCTTCATCTTCCGCTGGAATTTTCGGCTCTATATTTGCTCCTCCATCGAAG GCTCAGATTTTCGGAAGGGAGTCTCTACGTCCTGCTGGGGCTAAAACCCAGCATTCTCCAAATGAGCCTTGGAACACAAAGCCCGGAGCCTCTG GTGAAACTGGCAATACGGGAAATCAAGACAAGAGTGACAAGTATCAAGAGCAACGAATATATCCGTGTCATTTAAGTTCATCCATCTACTATGGTGGCCAAGATGTGTACTTGTATCCCCAGGGTAGCCAGAGCTCTGAACTGGACTCTGTG TTCAAGAAAGATGACGGAGAAGACGATTCAGGGAGTGCAACAAGAGGAAACTGGTGGCAAG GGTCTCTATACTACTAA
- the LOC105799898 gene encoding putative lipid-transfer protein DIR1: MAAAMKLISVMGLIVLISLGKVVDAAGECGKSSPDNEAMKLAPCAEAAQDENAPVSTSCCAQVRKIGQSPKCLCAVMLSNTAKASGIKPEIAVTIPKRCNIANRPVGYKCGAYTLP; encoded by the exons ATGGCAGCTGCAATGAAACTCATCTCTGTTATGGGATTGATTGTGCTTATTAGCCTGGGAAAGGTGGTTGATGCAGCAGGGGAATGTGGGAAATCATCTCCTGATAATGAGGCAATGAAGCTAGCCCCATGTGCTGAAGCTGCACAAGACGAGAATGCCCCTGTTTCAACCAGTTGCTGCGCCCAGGTGAGGAAAATCGGCCAAAGTCCGAAATGTCTCTGTGCCGTTATGCTCTCTAACACTGCTAAAGCATCTGGAATCAAGCCTGAGATTGCCGTAACCATCCCTAAACGCTGCAACATAGCCAACCGTCCAGTCGGTTACAAATGTGGAG CATATACACTTCCTTGA
- the LOC105799897 gene encoding uncharacterized protein LOC105799897 isoform X2 has translation MEGKKNVESSSSSITSKLFGSKDSPPSSSAGIFGSIFAPPSKAQIFGRESLRPAGAKTQHSPNEPWNTKPGASVVEGETGNTGNQDKSDKYQEQRIYPCHLSSSIYYGGQDVYLYPQGSQSSELDSVFKKDDGEDDSGSATRGNWWQGSLYY, from the exons ATGGAGGGAAAGAAAAATGTCGAATCGTCCTCTTCTTCCATCACCTCAAAGCTCTTCGGTTCAAAAGATTCACCACCTTCATCTTCCGCTGGAATTTTCGGCTCTATATTTGCTCCTCCATCGAAG GCTCAGATTTTCGGAAGGGAGTCTCTACGTCCTGCTGGGGCTAAAACCCAGCATTCTCCAAATGAGCCTTGGAACACAAAGCCCGGAGCCTCTG TTGTTGAAGGTGAAACTGGCAATACGGGAAATCAAGACAAGAGTGACAAGTATCAAGAGCAACGAATATATCCGTGTCATTTAAGTTCATCCATCTACTATGGTGGCCAAGATGTGTACTTGTATCCCCAGGGTAGCCAGAGCTCTGAACTGGACTCTGTG TTCAAGAAAGATGACGGAGAAGACGATTCAGGGAGTGCAACAAGAGGAAACTGGTGGCAAG GGTCTCTATACTACTAA
- the LOC105799895 gene encoding rop guanine nucleotide exchange factor 7, which translates to MVISLSIPFEATLFGQIWRLEPVPPEKKAMWRREMEWLLSVSDHIVELIPSWQTFPDGSKLEVMTCRPRSDLYINLPALRKLDNMLLEILDTFTDTEFWYVDQGILAPEADGSTSFRKAFQRQEEKWWLPVSRVPPGGLHENSRKQLQHKRDCTNQILKAAMAINSITLADMEVPESYLESLPKNSRTSLGDLIYRYISSDMFTPDCLLDCLDLSSEHQAIEIANRVEASIYLWRKKSNSKPISTNRSSSKSSWDLVKDLMIDSDKREMLADRAQSLLLCLKQRFPGLPQTTLDMSKIQYNKDVGKSIIESYSRVLESLAFNIIARIDDVLYVDDLTKHSDQFSSLSRIGLIGQKSLSVPYSVPFPSTPYRTAFSTPNFSPAQLATPAKGDRSPFLSSSKVPQRGMGVTKVLTDYLNIDLRPKEYSNPDEGTESGSTITQEASVSFECLKEAVSLSILEPVPEKEP; encoded by the exons ATGGTTATTTCCCTTTCAATTCCATTTGAAGCTACGTTATTTGGGCAAATATGGAGGTTAGAACCAGTTCCTCCTGAGAAGAAAGCAATGTGGCGTCGAGAGATGGAATGGCTTCTTTCTGTTAGTGATCACATTGTTGAGTTGATACCTTCGTGGCAGACATTCCCGGATGGAAGCAAGCTCGAG GTCATGACTTGCAGACCTCGTTCGGATCTTTACATTAATCTCCCGGCTTTAAGAAAATTGGACAACATGCTACTT GAGATATTAGATACTTTCACCGATACAGAGTTCTGGTATGTTGATCAAGGGATTCTAGCCCCAGAGGCTGATGGATCCACCTCGTTCCGAAAAGCTTTTCAACGTCAAGAGGAAAAATGGTGGCTTCCTGTGTCTCGAGTGCCACCGGGGGGACTCCATGAAAATTCAAGGAAGCAGTTGCAGCACAAACGTGACTGCACAAACCAGATCCTAAAAGCTGCCATGGCAATCAATAGTATTACTCTAGCTGACATGGAAGTCCCTGAATCATATTTGGAATCTCTTCCAAAG AATAGCCGAACGAGCTTAGGAGATCTCATTTATCGCTATATTTCATCGGATATGTTTACACCTGATTGCCTTCTTGATTGCCTTGATTTGTCATCCGAGCATCAAGCTATTGAGATTGCCAACCGAGTGGAGGCCTCAATATATTTATGGCGGAAAAAATCAAACTCCAAGCCTATTAGCACAAATCGGTCCAGTTCTAAGTCATCATGGGATTTGGTCAAGGACCTAATGATCGATTCTGACAAAAGAGAAATGCTTGCAGATCGAGCACAGAGCCTCCTGCTTTGCTTGAAGCAGCGGTTCCCCGGTCTTCCCCAGACCACTTTAGATATGAGCAAAATTCAGTACAACAAG GATGTTGGAAAATCCATAATCGAGAGCTACTCGAGAGTTTTGGAAAGTCTTGCATTCAACATTATCGCACGTATTGATGATGTGCTCTATGTGGATGACTTGACCAAGCATTCAGATCAATTCTCTTCACTGTCCAGGATCGGACTTATTGGTCAGAAGAGTCTTTCGGTTCCTTACTCAGTGCCCTTCCCCAGCACTCCTTATAGAACAGCTTTTTCAACCCCGAACTTTTCACCAGCACAGCTAGCTACCCCTGCAAAGGGTGATAGATCACCATTTCTTTCAAGCAGCAAAGTTCCTCAGCGTGGGATGGGCGTGACAAAGGTCTTGACAGACTATCTTAATATCGATTTAAGGCCGAAGGAATACAGTAATCCAGATGAAGGAACAGAATCAGGTTCAACCATAACTCAAGAAGCATCAGTATCTTTTGAATGTCTAAAAGAGGCGGTGAGCTTATCGATACTGGAGCCAGTTCCTGAGAAAGAGCCCTAA
- the LOC105799897 gene encoding uncharacterized protein LOC105799897 isoform X1 produces MEGKKNVESSSSSITSKLFGSKDSPPSSSAGIFGSIFAPPSKAQIFGRESLRPAGAKTQHSPNEPWNTKPGASAQGVVVEGETGNTGNQDKSDKYQEQRIYPCHLSSSIYYGGQDVYLYPQGSQSSELDSVFKKDDGEDDSGSATRGNWWQGSLYY; encoded by the exons ATGGAGGGAAAGAAAAATGTCGAATCGTCCTCTTCTTCCATCACCTCAAAGCTCTTCGGTTCAAAAGATTCACCACCTTCATCTTCCGCTGGAATTTTCGGCTCTATATTTGCTCCTCCATCGAAG GCTCAGATTTTCGGAAGGGAGTCTCTACGTCCTGCTGGGGCTAAAACCCAGCATTCTCCAAATGAGCCTTGGAACACAAAGCCCGGAGCCTCTG CACAAGGTGTAGTTGTTGAAGGTGAAACTGGCAATACGGGAAATCAAGACAAGAGTGACAAGTATCAAGAGCAACGAATATATCCGTGTCATTTAAGTTCATCCATCTACTATGGTGGCCAAGATGTGTACTTGTATCCCCAGGGTAGCCAGAGCTCTGAACTGGACTCTGTG TTCAAGAAAGATGACGGAGAAGACGATTCAGGGAGTGCAACAAGAGGAAACTGGTGGCAAG GGTCTCTATACTACTAA